One part of the Bdellovibrio bacteriovorus genome encodes these proteins:
- a CDS encoding DUF1266 domain-containing protein — translation MQRILPETDLEKKLMSLGAPFIEENQVLDELFQVVGSDLEEGKELSPEIREQVMDEIGEYFFRLDMNYGPDIKLDCLAILEEFWGVADRETCQKSLENIRTQGHRTKFNVLRSALPSDGSIDAVSMEKFRQIFRFDLEEGQELQMSDADYSKLALWVQRTNKYLKEPGILAWDASRYIHLVRLSFVAGHLSDIQAWSEILKLAPLIEGRFSNWMDFSQSLLIGRTFWSGSDDPRVKSICEKLLGHPASPWQFISWS, via the coding sequence ATGCAGCGCATTTTGCCAGAAACAGATCTTGAAAAAAAATTGATGTCTTTGGGTGCGCCGTTTATCGAGGAAAATCAAGTTCTTGATGAGCTGTTTCAAGTTGTCGGGTCTGATTTGGAAGAGGGCAAGGAACTTTCCCCCGAAATTCGCGAACAGGTGATGGATGAAATCGGCGAGTACTTCTTTCGCCTGGATATGAATTATGGCCCCGACATCAAACTTGATTGCCTGGCGATCCTGGAGGAGTTCTGGGGAGTGGCCGACCGGGAAACCTGCCAGAAGAGTCTTGAAAACATCCGCACTCAAGGTCACCGCACCAAGTTCAACGTTCTAAGATCCGCTTTGCCGTCTGATGGCAGCATCGACGCGGTTTCCATGGAAAAGTTCCGCCAGATCTTCCGCTTCGATCTGGAAGAAGGGCAGGAACTGCAAATGAGCGACGCGGATTACAGCAAGCTGGCGTTGTGGGTTCAGCGCACAAACAAATATCTAAAGGAACCCGGAATCCTGGCCTGGGATGCTTCCCGCTATATTCACCTGGTGCGACTGAGCTTCGTGGCCGGGCACCTTTCAGATATTCAGGCCTGGTCCGAAATTCTGAAGCTGGCGCCTTTGATTGAAGGGCGATTTTCAAACTGGATGGATTTTTCCCAAAGCCTCCTGATCGGGCGCACGTTCTGGTCGGGTTCGGATGATCCACGCGTAAAATCCATCTGCGAAAAGCTTCTGGGGCATCCGGCAAGCCCTTGGCAGTTTATAAGCTGGTCCTAG
- the aspS gene encoding aspartate--tRNA ligase: protein MKFVKELKRTHYCGSLGVSQAGQKVVLMGWVDVRRDHGSLVFIDLRDREGIVQVVLDPNKAETASSKNLRGEFVLAVEGVVRARPDGMKNAKIKTGEVEVEAIRCEILNESAVPPFQVSDTNVNEMLRLKYRYLDLRSPRLSNHLITRHKVAQLVRRFLSDNGFLEVETPILYKSTPEGARDYLVPSRVNPGHFYALPQSPQTLKQLLMISGYDRYFQIARCFRDEDLRADRQPEFSQIDMEMSYIDQEDIMEMNEKLLRTIWKEIKGIDVGAIPRMTYQEAMDRYGIDKPDTRFGVEIKDLKSIVTGSGFKVFDDVLARGGIVRGIAAPKGGSYSRGQLDKLTDMAKRAGAKGLVWIKSEADGTLSSSVSKFFSPEKLAEMFKACGGETGDCALVVADDYDTACAALSTLRLHLGRELNLIDNSKYKFLWVVDFPLLEYSPDEKRWVARHHPFTSPKDEFAQDLVNNNEAAYGKMLAKAYDLVCNGYEMGGGSIRIYRNEIQQAMFRLLGMSEEETQHKFGFFLEALKYGTPPHGGIAWGMDRLVMLLCETDAIREVIAFPKTAKATDLMSDCPSEVNRDQLAEVGVRLSTLAEKHLEDLKKS from the coding sequence ATGAAGTTTGTTAAAGAGCTAAAAAGAACACATTATTGCGGAAGTCTGGGCGTTTCCCAGGCAGGTCAAAAAGTTGTACTGATGGGTTGGGTCGATGTTCGACGTGACCACGGCAGCCTGGTATTCATCGATTTGCGCGACCGTGAAGGCATTGTTCAGGTTGTTCTGGATCCAAATAAAGCCGAGACCGCTTCTTCAAAAAATCTGCGCGGTGAATTTGTTCTGGCCGTGGAGGGTGTGGTTCGTGCCCGTCCGGACGGCATGAAGAATGCGAAAATCAAAACTGGTGAAGTGGAAGTCGAAGCAATCCGCTGCGAGATTCTGAATGAATCCGCCGTGCCGCCATTCCAGGTCAGTGACACGAACGTGAACGAAATGCTGCGTTTGAAATACCGCTATCTGGATCTGCGCAGCCCACGTCTGTCCAATCATCTGATCACCCGTCACAAGGTGGCTCAGTTGGTTCGTCGTTTCCTTTCAGACAACGGATTCCTGGAGGTTGAAACTCCGATCCTTTACAAATCCACTCCGGAAGGCGCTCGTGACTATCTTGTTCCTTCCCGTGTGAACCCGGGCCATTTCTATGCGCTTCCTCAGTCACCGCAGACTTTGAAACAGCTTTTGATGATTTCTGGTTACGACAGATACTTCCAGATCGCCCGCTGCTTCCGTGACGAAGATTTGCGTGCGGACCGTCAGCCGGAATTCTCCCAGATCGATATGGAGATGTCCTACATCGATCAGGAAGACATCATGGAGATGAACGAAAAACTTTTGCGCACGATTTGGAAAGAGATCAAAGGCATCGACGTGGGCGCCATCCCGCGCATGACTTATCAGGAAGCGATGGACCGATACGGCATCGACAAACCAGACACGCGTTTCGGGGTTGAGATCAAGGATCTGAAATCCATCGTGACGGGTTCTGGCTTCAAGGTCTTTGATGATGTTCTGGCTCGTGGCGGGATCGTTCGTGGTATTGCGGCTCCGAAAGGCGGCAGCTATTCCCGTGGTCAGTTGGATAAACTGACGGACATGGCGAAACGCGCGGGCGCTAAAGGTCTTGTGTGGATCAAATCAGAAGCTGATGGCACGCTGTCTTCTTCTGTTTCCAAATTCTTCAGCCCTGAAAAACTGGCTGAAATGTTCAAGGCCTGCGGCGGTGAAACCGGTGACTGTGCTTTGGTTGTTGCGGATGATTACGACACCGCTTGTGCGGCATTGTCCACGTTGCGTTTGCACCTGGGCCGTGAGTTGAATCTGATCGACAACAGCAAATACAAATTCCTGTGGGTTGTGGACTTCCCGTTGCTTGAGTACTCTCCGGATGAAAAGCGCTGGGTGGCTCGTCACCATCCGTTCACATCCCCGAAGGATGAGTTCGCGCAGGATCTGGTGAACAACAACGAAGCCGCTTACGGCAAGATGCTGGCGAAAGCCTACGACCTTGTGTGCAACGGTTACGAAATGGGTGGCGGAAGTATCCGTATCTATCGCAATGAAATTCAGCAGGCGATGTTCCGTCTGTTGGGCATGAGCGAGGAGGAAACTCAGCACAAGTTCGGCTTCTTCCTGGAGGCTTTGAAATACGGAACTCCTCCGCACGGTGGTATCGCGTGGGGTATGGACCGTCTGGTGATGCTGCTTTGTGAAACAGATGCGATCCGTGAAGTGATTGCGTTCCCGAAAACCGCGAAAGCAACAGACTTGATGTCTGACTGCCCAAGCGAGGTGAATCGCGATCAACTGGCGGAAGTCGGTGTTCGTCTGAGCACTCTGGCGGAAAAACATCTGGAAGATCTGAAAAAGAGCTAA
- a CDS encoding sigma-70 family RNA polymerase sigma factor, translated as MAKTKAKSPSTPKTKSPSKTASAKKPAGKSASGKNTKPAPTESKSVVAELVEDAHSDELRSHEEAEKAYAVPSIEDELPDVEEDTKTLAVADTSKALTSADPLVMYLNEIRRYKVLTREEEMALAKKYFESKDPEAAQALVKANLRFVVKVAAEYSKFGSKMIDLIQEGNVGLMHAVREFNPYKGARLITYAVWWIRGYIQEFLMRQYSLVRIGTTQNQRKLFYQLQKEKEALDAMGIEPNIGLISSRLGIPEDEVRDMTLRMSGRDVSLDRPVDEDSGTTLGDLQRGPSDQPLDEAMAHNEQLEILKQKIEEIRPELSEREKIILDERILNDDPLTLQEIGEKHGITREAVRQMEARLMKKIKAKMEEDASE; from the coding sequence ATGGCGAAAACGAAAGCAAAAAGCCCTTCCACCCCTAAGACCAAGTCCCCGTCCAAGACGGCTTCTGCCAAGAAGCCTGCGGGCAAGTCTGCGTCTGGGAAAAACACCAAGCCCGCCCCCACTGAATCAAAATCAGTCGTGGCCGAGCTGGTGGAAGACGCACACAGCGACGAACTTCGCTCGCACGAAGAGGCCGAAAAAGCCTACGCCGTCCCCAGCATCGAAGACGAACTTCCCGACGTGGAGGAAGACACCAAAACCCTTGCGGTCGCCGACACCTCCAAGGCCCTGACTTCGGCCGATCCTTTGGTGATGTATCTGAACGAGATCCGTCGCTACAAGGTTCTGACCCGGGAAGAAGAAATGGCCCTGGCCAAAAAATACTTTGAAAGCAAAGACCCCGAAGCAGCCCAGGCCCTGGTGAAAGCCAACCTGCGTTTTGTGGTGAAGGTCGCCGCCGAGTATTCCAAGTTCGGTTCGAAAATGATCGACCTGATCCAAGAGGGTAACGTCGGCCTGATGCATGCGGTGCGCGAGTTCAATCCGTACAAAGGTGCTCGTCTGATCACCTATGCGGTATGGTGGATTCGTGGATACATCCAGGAATTTTTAATGCGCCAGTATTCTTTGGTGCGCATCGGAACCACGCAGAACCAGCGCAAATTGTTCTATCAGCTGCAAAAAGAAAAAGAGGCTCTGGATGCCATGGGTATTGAACCCAATATTGGCCTGATCAGCAGCCGTCTGGGCATTCCCGAGGACGAAGTGCGCGACATGACCCTGCGCATGTCCGGTCGCGATGTCAGCCTGGACCGCCCGGTGGATGAAGATTCCGGTACGACCCTGGGGGACCTGCAGCGCGGACCTTCGGACCAGCCGCTGGATGAAGCCATGGCCCACAATGAACAACTGGAAATTCTGAAGCAAAAGATCGAAGAGATCCGTCCGGAGCTTTCCGAACGCGAGAAGATCATTCTGGATGAACGTATTCTGAATGACGATCCACTGACCCTGCAGGAGATCGGCGAAAAGCACGGCATCACCCGCGAGGCCGTCCGTCAGATGGAGGCCCGCCTGATGAAAAAAATCAAAGCCAAGATGGAAGAAGACGCCTCGGAATAG
- a CDS encoding polyhydroxyalkanoic acid system family protein gives MPKFTIDHSSSHSAEEAYKKIKEFLSNDQDIRRFDPKIQCSFDDGTKCANLKGSQFKADMTVAAAGAGSKVSVTVDLPLMLTPFKGKVTETLQRKLAKYLG, from the coding sequence ATGCCCAAGTTTACGATTGATCATTCTAGTAGCCATTCTGCGGAAGAAGCCTATAAGAAGATCAAAGAATTCCTCTCGAATGATCAGGATATTCGACGCTTTGACCCAAAAATTCAGTGCTCTTTTGATGACGGCACCAAGTGCGCCAATCTCAAGGGATCCCAGTTTAAAGCGGATATGACGGTTGCGGCGGCTGGCGCAGGGAGCAAAGTCTCTGTCACCGTGGATCTGCCGTTGATGCTGACTCCCTTCAAAGGTAAAGTCACCGAGACTCTGCAAAGGAAACTGGCTAAATACCTTGGCTAG
- a CDS encoding CpaF family protein has protein sequence MMSEAKHLHDRIHEDILKLPLNEFLLSSEEQHKLRSQRIEQILELHTASAAPEVRTRVQNEMHAWGPLDSLLTDESITEILINGPSAIWLERSGHLQKHPDCFFSETSYRNFLDRLSHAAQAHITTEFPCADGRFGDFRLSLIGAELTQTHPHVTLRRHPKNPWSFARLAEHQWCPTDCLPFFAELVKRRKNFLVVGPTGSGKTSVLNSFLNLMPENERLVVIEDTSEISLPNKASLKLLTREDPQGVLPSVDQAQLVRRSLRLRPDRMVMGEVRGAEAKDFLMALATGHSGSFGTLHAQDAGQALIRLEMLIQMGAPQWSLSAIRRLIQMSLDYVIVAERKPDGSRRLKGVYRITSLEETGFLLEQEK, from the coding sequence ATGATGAGCGAAGCCAAACACCTCCATGACCGGATTCACGAAGACATTCTGAAGCTGCCGTTGAATGAGTTCCTGCTCAGTTCCGAAGAACAGCATAAACTGCGTTCTCAGCGCATTGAACAGATTCTGGAACTGCACACGGCCTCAGCCGCACCCGAGGTGCGAACACGGGTGCAAAATGAAATGCACGCCTGGGGACCCCTTGACAGCCTGCTAACCGATGAAAGCATCACCGAGATTCTGATCAATGGTCCTTCGGCCATCTGGCTTGAAAGAAGCGGCCACCTGCAAAAGCATCCCGACTGTTTTTTCTCTGAAACCAGCTATCGCAATTTTTTGGATCGTTTAAGCCACGCCGCCCAGGCTCACATCACCACTGAATTTCCCTGTGCCGACGGCCGCTTTGGGGACTTTCGCTTAAGCCTGATTGGAGCGGAACTGACACAGACGCATCCCCACGTGACTTTGCGCCGTCACCCGAAGAACCCCTGGAGCTTTGCCCGTCTGGCCGAACATCAGTGGTGCCCGACAGACTGTCTGCCGTTTTTTGCAGAATTGGTAAAGCGTCGTAAAAATTTTCTGGTGGTGGGCCCGACCGGATCAGGAAAAACTTCGGTGTTAAATTCGTTTTTGAATCTGATGCCAGAAAACGAGCGCCTGGTTGTGATCGAAGACACGTCTGAGATCTCCCTTCCCAACAAAGCCAGCTTGAAACTTTTGACCCGCGAAGACCCCCAAGGGGTTTTACCTTCCGTCGATCAGGCGCAATTGGTGCGACGATCTTTGCGCCTGCGGCCTGATCGCATGGTCATGGGCGAAGTGCGCGGCGCTGAAGCCAAGGACTTTTTAATGGCCTTGGCCACAGGTCACAGTGGCAGCTTTGGCACTTTGCACGCGCAGGATGCGGGCCAAGCGCTGATCCGTTTAGAAATGCTGATTCAGATGGGGGCCCCGCAATGGAGTCTTTCTGCGATTCGCAGGCTGATTCAAATGTCTTTGGATTATGTGATTGTGGCGGAAAGAAAACCCGACGGTTCGCGCCGCCTGAAGGGCGTCTATCGAATCACTTCCCTGGAAGAGACAGGATTTCTGCTGGAGCAGGAAAAGTAA